The following coding sequences lie in one Calderihabitans maritimus genomic window:
- the rpoD gene encoding RNA polymerase sigma factor RpoD, protein MEQQKEKAVKELIEKGKKQGMLTYTEIMDALQGVDLSPEQIDEIYDQLNAMGIEIVPETNNVENLDDKEDGQEGLDFDLSVPEGVAIDDPVRMYLKEIGRVPLLTAEEEVELAKRMEQGDEEAKRRLAEANLRLVVSIAKRYVGRGMLFLDLIQEGNLGLIKAVEKFDYRKGYKFSTYATWWIRQAITRAIADQARTIRIPVHMVETINKLIRVSRQLLQELGREPTPEEIAEEMNIPVERVREIMKIAQEPVSLETPIGEEEDSHLGDFIEDEDAPAPAEAASYMLLKEQLEEVLDTLTPREEKVLRLRFGLDDGRSRTLEEVGQQFGVTRERIRQIEAKALRKLRHPSRSKKLKDFLE, encoded by the coding sequence ATGGAGCAGCAAAAAGAAAAGGCCGTCAAAGAGCTAATCGAAAAAGGGAAGAAGCAAGGCATGTTGACTTATACAGAAATCATGGATGCTCTCCAAGGTGTAGATCTAAGCCCGGAGCAAATAGATGAAATTTATGACCAACTCAATGCCATGGGGATAGAAATAGTTCCAGAAACAAATAATGTAGAAAACTTAGATGATAAGGAGGACGGACAAGAGGGGCTGGATTTTGACCTTTCCGTTCCTGAAGGTGTAGCAATCGACGACCCGGTACGTATGTATTTAAAAGAAATCGGTAGAGTGCCGCTACTAACAGCAGAAGAAGAAGTAGAATTGGCCAAGCGAATGGAGCAGGGCGATGAAGAAGCCAAACGTCGTTTGGCAGAAGCCAATCTCCGTTTGGTAGTCAGTATTGCCAAACGTTACGTGGGGCGCGGTATGCTCTTTTTGGACCTGATTCAGGAAGGGAATCTCGGTTTGATTAAAGCGGTTGAGAAATTCGATTACCGAAAGGGCTATAAGTTCAGCACTTATGCTACTTGGTGGATTCGTCAGGCCATCACTAGAGCTATTGCCGACCAAGCCCGGACCATTCGCATTCCCGTACACATGGTAGAAACCATAAATAAATTGATACGGGTTTCGCGCCAGCTTCTTCAGGAATTGGGAAGGGAACCAACTCCCGAGGAAATAGCCGAAGAAATGAATATCCCGGTGGAAAGAGTGCGGGAAATTATGAAGATTGCTCAGGAACCTGTTTCCCTGGAAACGCCAATAGGTGAAGAAGAAGACAGCCACCTGGGCGATTTCATCGAGGATGAGGATGCTCCCGCTCCGGCCGAAGCAGCTTCCTATATGCTTTTGAAGGAGCAACTGGAAGAGGTATTGGATACGCTTACTCCGCGGGAAGAAAAGGTTCTGCGTCTGCGCTTTGGTCTGGATGACGGGCGGTCTCGAACCCTAGAGGAAGTTGGCCAGCAATTTGGGGTTACCAGGGAGCGCATCCGGCAGATTGAAGCTAAAGCTCTGCGCAAACTTCGGCATCCCAGCAGAAGCAAGAAGTTGAAAGATTTTCTGGAATAA